CGGGCGGGACGGCCAAGATCATCAACAACATCTTCGCCGGGCCCGGAACCGCGATTTCCGGATCCGCCGACACCGCGGCGGATTGGACGGGAAACGATCCCGGATTCCTGGATCGCCAGGGCTACGACTATCGGCTGGCCGATGGTTCCCCAGCCATCGACAAGGGCAAGGATCCGGGAACGGCCGGGGGCTTTTCCCTGCTTCCGGTTTCCCAGTACGTTCCGAATGCCCAAGGCATGTCCCGCCCTGCCAAGGGGCCATTGGACATCGGGGCCTACGAAGCGGGTACCGCGTTCCCGATCGCGATCCGGCTCGGGATCCGCACGGTGAAAGCCGGCCGCCGGTACGTCCTTCCGGTCGACTTGGCGGGGCGCGTATTGCCTAAGCGCCATTCCGGCGGCCGTTAAGGCGGCGTTGGCGTCAATCGGGCCGCAGCTAAACCGTTTTTGCGATCAGCATTCGCAGCAAATCCCCCACGGTGCGTACGGCCCGCAGGTCTTCCTGGGACAGGCGTATGGGGAACTGTTCCTGTAGCTCGATGATCATTTCCACCAGCAAAAACGATTCTTGCACCAATTCGAGCAGTAGGGCGTTTTCATCCAGGCTTTCCGGCTTCCGTTTCAGGAAACGGGCCATGGAGTTTTTGAATGCCTCGCGGGTAGGCGGATTTCCCATTTCAGTCCTCTCCAATCTTTCCATCCTCTCCTGATTCGATGTCCGCATCGTTCCCGCCCAAGAGGACGTCCAGCTTGTCGCCATGCTTCGATAAGACATCGGCGTAGGCTTCCTGGTCGGCGGCGGAGTAGCGCCTGAGGGTGGATGCGATGGCATCCGCTCCGTATTCGTCTTCCATCCCCCGAAGGGCTTCGCGGATCCATTGCAAATGCCACTTCTCATCTTCCATGATCAGGGCCAAGGTCTCGCGCACGGGGGCATCCAGGCCGGGCAGGCGGGCATGGCGGGAATATTGGTTGATGACGCGGCGTTCGAAGATTTGGGTCAGGGCCAGCACTTCCATCAGGTTGGCGGGCATGCCCGCGGCCGCCAGGTAACGTTCCTGGTACGTCTCCTCCAGCTTGAGGGGAACGGCCCCCAGCTTCGCCAGGCAATCGGTCCATAGGCGCGCGTGCTCAGCCTCGTCGGCGAAGTGGCGGGTGAGATCCATCTGGATGGATCCGGGTTTCATGGATTTGGCCAGCCGGCCGAAGAAAAGCGCGCCGGTGATCTCCGAGACCCGGTAGAAACTGAGGAGCCAGATCTGGTTTTCCTTATCCTTCGCGAAGTCCTTAGCCAAGCGTCCTCCCGGTTCCCGCCGCCAACGATAGGTGCCAACCGGCCAGGCGATGCGATACATAACGGAATTCCCGGCGCCCTAACTCGGCCCGCAAGGCGGCCCGGCCGCGGCGGGCCATCGGATCGGACAGGCGATAGTCCGCCAGGATACGCCCGCGGTTGCCCGTATCGGCCTTGAACAAGGCTTCCTTCGCGGTCCATAACCGCAGCAAAGCATCTTCGAATCCGGCGCTTTCGGGCGCAAGGCCGCGAAGGGCCAGGCGCGCGCGCTCCCCGTCGGAAAGGAAGAAGCGGGCCGATTCGCTGCGCAAGGAACGCTCGGCCTCCAGGTCGACGCCCAGGCCTTGTCCGGGCGCGTCCAAGCAGGCGACGGCGACGGCCATGCCGCCGGAATGGGTCAGGGACATATCCGGGGCCGGAAAGGCCAGCCCCGCGGTATCGGGGCCCCTGTCCAGGCGCCGGAGCAGGCGGCGCAAGGCGGCGCGGCCCGTGAGCCAGGAACGCCTCCGTTCCGTTCCATCCAGGTTACGGTAACGCGCGAGTTCCCCCGGGGTGAGCAGGTCCACGGACAAAGGGGAGAAGGCCACGGCCGCGCGCACGTCCAGGCCCAAGGCGCGGCGCCATTCCCCCGCCAATCCGCCGGCCTCGAGGTAGGCGGAGATGCCGGGCAAGGTTTCAATCATGGGCGGCCTCGCGGCCCCAGCGCGTGGCCACCAGGCGGGCGCAGGCGTTACGGAGGAGGGTTTCCGGATCGGGAGCGCGATAAGCGGATCCCATCAAGGCGGCCAATTTGTCATTGCGGATATCCTTATCGATGTAAAGCTGGCGCGCGAACGGTGCCACGCTGGCCACGCTCTGGCGCACGATTCCGCCCGCGAAGTTGCGCACGCCCTCGTCGAGCAAGGCGAAGGCCTCGAAGTCGGAGAAGAGGGGCGGCAGGATGCGGCGCGCGCGGAAACCGGCATCGCGGCCGAATTCGGCGAAGGCGGCATCGACCAGGCGGCCTAAGGTGAGGGATTCCCCGCGCGCATGGGAGGCGTGGTAAATGCCGCGGGGCGCGCCTTGGCGCAGTACGCAGACGGCCGCGGCGGCGGCGAAATCCCCGGTGACGAAATACAAAGGGGTTTCCGGCTTGCCGGGGACGATGGACATGAGTCCGTGGAAAAAAAGCTTGAGGGTATTGTGGAAGGCATTGTACTGGGTGACCTGGCCGAGCTCATTATCGGCGATGGCGGTGGCCAGGCGGCAGATTTTCCAGGGGAGATCCCGGTGGGCCGGCAGGAGGTTTTCGCATTCCCGTTTCGATCGTTCATAATGGTTGGCGAAGCCGTCCGCCTCGGTAAAATGGTCTTCCCCGATGGCGCCGGCCCGCAGGCCGGAGGCGTATACGCTGCTCAACAGGCAGAGGGAAGAGAGCGCCGGGCATCTTTCCGCGAAGGCCAGCAGCTTTTCCGCGCCGCGCACGTTGACCCGATCCGCCAAAGCCGCTTCTACGTTGAACCGGATCACGGCGGCTGCGTGCACGATGCCGGCCACGGCCTTAGCATCGACTCCGACGAAAGGCTCCGGGTCCTCCAGATCGCCTGGTACGAAAGCGAAGCGCGGCGAAGGCCCTCCCAACGCGCGTTCCAGGTCTTCCCGCTTCGCGGCGGCCATGGCCCCGTCGCGAGCGCGGCTCCATAGGATAAGGGGGACATCGGTGGTCTCCGCCAAGCGGCGCGCCACGCGGGAGCCCAGGTATCCGTCCGCGCCGGTGATGAGGATGGCGCCCTTCACGATTCCGCCTGGGGCAAAGGCCAACGGGAAGGTTCGCTTCCGAAGGCTTCCAGAAAAGCGTAGATCCAACGTTCCAAACCGAAGGCGACGCATCCGGAGTAGGCGTCCTCCCCGGCGCGTTTGATCCCGAAGGCTTCGCCGAAATAATTGCGGTGGAAGTTGATGGAACCGATGGCCAAAGGCTCTGAGAGGGCGGATTGGCCGGATGCGGATGCGGCGGCGCCATGGCCGGGAGCGGCTGCGGGGCCACTGCCGGCGATGCCGGTTGCGGCGGTAGGCCCGCGATAAACCATCTCATGTTTGACCGGATCCAATTTTTGCAGCAGGTACTTGGGATTGGCCTTGGGGTTGAAGAAAGGATCGGTCGCCGTTTCCCAGGCGATGGGCAAGCCGATGGAGGCGAAATAGGCTTCCAGCTTTTCCCGGTAGCGTTGCAGGAAATCCTTCACCTCGTCCGCCGTGCCCAGGCAGACGATTTCGCGCATGGAGAAATTCCATTGCCGCCGCAACGGCAGGTAATGGGTTTCGCGACGGAAGCAGGCCGCGCGGGTGGTGAGATAGAGGGGCGCATCCAAGGAGCTTCCTTGGAGCAAGGCGTAGAAATGGTAGCAGGCCGCGGGCGTGAGCGCCTCGCGTACGGGCGCGGCGGCGGCCAACCGGATGCTGCCGTCGTTGCGAAAAGGTTCCCCTTGAGCGAAAGCGGAGAGGTTGGATGGATCGGGATCCAGGGTAACCGGGAAGGTAACCAGGTGCGGGAAGGAACGGAAATAATCCAGGCGCGCCAGGTCCCGGGCGGCGATGAAGGCCGGGAAGCGATGGGCTTCGGCGCCACACTCCGCGGCCCAGGCCTGGAACAAGGCGTCGAGGCGGCGGAACAGACGCAAGGGCGCGCCGCTCAAGGATGTCTGGCCGGAGGGATGCCAACGGAGGCCCGGCAGCTTCTCCGGATCGAATCGGGGGACGGCTTCCATCAGACGTTTCCGTTCCCGCCGAACGGACCGGGTTCGGCGCCGGGATCGATCCCCGCGCGGGTACCCCAGAAGGCGGCATAGATGGACGCGACGTCCTTGAAGGCCCCCGGCTTGAGGCGTTCCACGTCGATGGGAGCGCCTGTCAGGCTTTCCAATTCCAGGATCAGATCCATGACTTGCAGGGAGGTGATGATGCGCCGTTCGAGGATGTGGGTATCGTCGGCGATGTCGGAGGCGGATACCTTGCCGGACAGGCGCGCGATGCGTTCCCGCAAGGCGTCCTTGACGTCCTTCATGAGTTGCGGACGCATCAGAACCAGCCGTCCTTCCACAGGGAGCAATCGCGGCAAGCCGGGCTCTTGTCGTACTGGCGCAGGCTCACCACGCGGCGGATCTCGCGCATGCGTTCCCCGTTCCACAATTCGGCGAGGGTATGCGTCTTCACGTTGCCGATGATCTCCTTGCGCGCCCAATCATGCACGCACATCAGCACGTCGCCGTTATGCAGGATGTTGGCCGTGGAGAAGGGGATGGGGCAATGGCCCATCCACTTGCGGAACGCGTAGCGGCCGGCCTTGTGGGCCCAGGACAGTTCGCTTTCGGATACGCGCATGTCCCGATCGAATTCCTCCATCGCACCGGTGCGGTTGTTGGCGGTATACACGAAGACGGGCACGCCGCGGGCGGCCCATTTCCTGCGGAAGGCGTCCACCTCGGGCATATTGTCCTTCAGGCGGATCAGGCGAACGAACACCCGCGTCCCGGGCAGATCGGCGTTGAGCACGCGGTCCACGCCCGCCATCACCCGTTCGTAGTCCAGGCCGACGCGTACCTTCTTATAGACCTCGGGGCTGATGGCGTCCAGGCTGACGTCCAGCACGTCCAGGCCGCTCTGCTTGATCTTGGCGATGTTGCGGTCGTCCAGGAAAGCCCCGTTCGTCACCAGTTCCACCGTCACCTTTCCCTTGGTCTTCTCCTTGAAGTTCCGGATCTTGTCGAAGATGTGCGGATCGAGGAAGGGTTCGTTTTGCAGCATGGGCACGAAGGTGTCCACCTCCGGATGTTCCGCGATCTCGTCGGTGATCTTGTCGAACAGCCCGACCTCCATCCGGCCGCTGGGGAACACGTCCTTGAAGACGGGATACGGGCACATTTTGCAGGCGGCCTGGCAGGCGTTCACCGTCTGCAATTGGATGCCCATCGGGAAAGGCAGCTTGGCCATGTCCCGGCTCGGGGAATACTGATTGTTAGCCCACCGCATCTTGCCGTACAAGCGCCACTGGTATCGCAGCTTTCCCATCTTCTTGATCTTGGGGGTGGCTTCCATCGGTTTCCTTTGCGGTCCGCGTCCTGGTGAACCGCGGCTTTCAGACCAAGGCGGTTTCGAAGTGCAAGGGTAGGACGTCCAGGGCCGGCCCATGGTAACGGCCCGCGGGCGTGGTCACCAGCGCATCGATGTCGGTGGGCTGGGCCATGAGGCCGCGGAAGGCGGCGCTGAGCGGGTCTTTCTTGTCCAGGCCCACGGAAAGGAACGCGTAGCCGCGGCCGCGGGAGGCGTTATAAGCCTCGATGACCAGGGCCCGCAACACGTTGGCGCGGCCGTCAGCCACGCAGACGTTGACGGCGGTGAGATAACGCAAGGCCCCGCCCGGCGGCGGCAGGGGCGCGGCGCGTAGGAACGGGGCCGCGAGGTTGAAACCCGCGCGGAAGAGCTTGAGGTTGCGGGAGTAGCGCACCACGCGCATTTGCTTGAAGGACTCCTGATCCCAGAAGGCGACGAAGCCCAACAAGCGGCCGCGGCCATCGCGCGCGAGCAGGTAGTCTTCCCAATCCAGGCCGGGGGCCATTTCCACCCAGGCGGCCAGGCTTTCCGGGGAGAACACGGGGGCGAATTGGCGGCCGGGCGCGACCCGTCGCCAAAGCTCCGCCATCTCTTCGCAGTCCGCTCGCGTGGCGCGCCGGATGGAGGCGCCGGTGGCCGTAGGAGGGTTCCGCTTCCAGAGCAGGCTCACGTTATGGGCCCGCAGGGTCGCGAAGCGCGTCAGCTCCGGCATTCCCCGCGGTCCTTCGGCGCGGCGGGCCATCGGCGCATTGCCCCCCAGCACGGTCATGACCGTGGGTACGTCATCGCCGCCGCGTTCGCGGCAATACCCGCGGATGAATCCCGATAGCGCGTCCGCGGCGCCGGACCCGCGTCGGTCGGGATGCACCTTGAGATCGCTGACGTACATGACGCGGGTCTCGGCACCGAACAGGTAAGCGAGACGCTCGGCCCCGGCCATGCAGCCCGCCAGGCCGCCGCCGGGCGCGTCCGCCACGGCCAACCGGAAGTCCTTGCCTTCCATGCGGTTCAAGGCGAAGAAATCCGGCGAGCGATCCACCCGCAGGCCGATGTCCCCTTCCATGGTGCATGCGGCCGACAGATCGATGAGGGCCTGATTGTCCTCCGGGGCCGCGAGGCGCGGCCGCCAGGCGGCGCGTTCCGCCGCGCTTCCTTCCGCTTTCATCATGCCTCCTTACGGATGCGGCAAAAGGCGAAACGGCTCTGCATCAGGCTGCGATCTTTCTTGATCAGCTCGTCCCCGGCGGGGTCGAGGGGGAAGTGGGCCGCGAGGCGGGCGGGTAGGTCCGTCCAGCCAACGAAGTTGCGGAAGCAGAGGATCGCGCCGGGCTTGGCGGTGCGTAGGATTTCCGCGAACAGATCTTCCAGCATGGCCGCATCGTGCCACTCCCCGATATTGGAGAGCGAGAAGCCGTCCAGGCTGGAGGCTGCTTGGGCGCGCAGGTATTCGGTGAAAGTGGCGTCGACCAGCAGCAGGCGCTCGGCGGACCCCGCCGCGGCCGCGCCCCCGTCCTCGAGATAGGGGGGTAACGCGCCGGGTACGGAGGGATCGTAGCGTCCCAGCACCAGGAAGTGCAGGAAATAATTGGCGCGCGCGGGTCGGTGGCGCAGGGTGCGTTCGAACAGCCCGCGGAAATGCCGCGAGAAGCTGGGGTTTTCCACGTTGGCGAAAAATCCCGGATGGTATGCGCGATTGAAGACCGCGCGATTCAGCAACAGGGAGAACAGGAGGCGCCAACGGGGCGTGTCCCATTCCCTTTCGAAAAAGCGGATTTGCGATTCCAGATCCCCATAGGCCAGCAGCCTCCGCATGCGGGATTGCGGATGGATGAGCAAGCGCACGACGCCCACGATGGCGCGCAGGAACTTTTCCGTGACACCGGCGGCGAGGACCCCGTCGGCCACGGCTTTCCGGCGCGCGTCCCAATAAGCGCGGGCGCCGGGGGAGAGCGCATCGCCCAGAACGGCATAGGCGCGGGCGCGTTCGGCCGCGGAGGCGGGCACGGCGCCCAGGAAGGCGCGGGCATCGCCGGGAGATAAGCGGCGCAGGGCGGCGGATTTCAATTCCACCAGATGGTTCTGGGAACGGTTCAGATCGATGGCGGCCACGTGGCCGGCGCCGCGGGCCAGCAGGGACAGGGCCGTGCAACCTCCCGAAGAGACCACTGCATAGCGCCCGCCGGAATGCGGACGCAGGACTTCCAATTCCAGGAGCGGATCTTCGCGCACTTGGGCGAAGAAAAGGCGGTCGTCCCGGGGGGTACCGTGGGCGATACGTTCGGGATTCATGCGGCCCCCGCGGCCAGCATGCCGTGGCGGCGCAGGAATTCCAGGCAGGGGCCCGCGATGGCGGACCGCCGCGCGGCCGCGGCGGGATGGTCGAAGGCTTGGTTGCGCAAGGCCAAGGCGTCCCCGGGCAGGCCCGCGTCCGCGTAGGCGCGGGGGTTGTAATATTCCTTCCAGACGGATTCCAGGTAACCTAGAAGGTACCCTTGCACGCGATCCCGGGCCGCGGCATCCCAAGCGGGCGCATGCTTGGCGAACAGGTCCCGCGCGACCCGGCGGCCGAATGCCAGATGCCGCGCTTCGTCCCGATGGTGCAGGGAATGGATGCGGCGGGCCAGGGGGTGGAGGCGTTCGTCCCGGGCGCAACGCGCGTTGTAGGCGTCCACGATCTCCTCGAAGATCATCACCTTGGCGAAAAAGAGGAAGTCCACTTCGCCCTCGGCCGCGTTCTCGACGGGGAGGAGGGCCATCTTCTTGTCGGGATAGATGCCGCCGGCATAG
This region of Fibrobacterota bacterium genomic DNA includes:
- a CDS encoding acyl carrier protein; this encodes MGNPPTREAFKNSMARFLKRKPESLDENALLLELVQESFLLVEMIIELQEQFPIRLSQEDLRAVRTVGDLLRMLIAKTV
- a CDS encoding SDR family oxidoreductase, translated to MKGAILITGADGYLGSRVARRLAETTDVPLILWSRARDGAMAAAKREDLERALGGPSPRFAFVPGDLEDPEPFVGVDAKAVAGIVHAAAVIRFNVEAALADRVNVRGAEKLLAFAERCPALSSLCLLSSVYASGLRAGAIGEDHFTEADGFANHYERSKRECENLLPAHRDLPWKICRLATAIADNELGQVTQYNAFHNTLKLFFHGLMSIVPGKPETPLYFVTGDFAAAAAVCVLRQGAPRGIYHASHARGESLTLGRLVDAAFAEFGRDAGFRARRILPPLFSDFEAFALLDEGVRNFAGGIVRQSVASVAPFARQLYIDKDIRNDKLAALMGSAYRAPDPETLLRNACARLVATRWGREAAHD
- a CDS encoding diiron oxygenase, producing the protein MSSEENWERTLARLCEASEAQAGEYAIDWPAVLDREAWFLSPELLSLYGTPAYEALDEGARKRLSFFEAVNFFSLNVHGEKSLVAGLALRLYRGDRGPAIDRIGTTSPTRALPGHDAYLHHFLEEENRHMGWFGGFCRRYAGGIYPDKKMALLPVENAAEGEVDFLFFAKVMIFEEIVDAYNARCARDERLHPLARRIHSLHHRDEARHLAFGRRVARDLFAKHAPAWDAAARDRVQGYLLGYLESVWKEYYNPRAYADAGLPGDALALRNQAFDHPAAAARRSAIAGPCLEFLRRHGMLAAGAA
- a CDS encoding 4'-phosphopantetheinyl transferase superfamily protein, whose amino-acid sequence is MIETLPGISAYLEAGGLAGEWRRALGLDVRAAVAFSPLSVDLLTPGELARYRNLDGTERRRSWLTGRAALRRLLRRLDRGPDTAGLAFPAPDMSLTHSGGMAVAVACLDAPGQGLGVDLEAERSLRSESARFFLSDGERARLALRGLAPESAGFEDALLRLWTAKEALFKADTGNRGRILADYRLSDPMARRGRAALRAELGRREFRYVSHRLAGWHLSLAAGTGRTLG
- a CDS encoding acyl carrier protein; translated protein: MRPQLMKDVKDALRERIARLSGKVSASDIADDTHILERRIITSLQVMDLILELESLTGAPIDVERLKPGAFKDVASIYAAFWGTRAGIDPGAEPGPFGGNGNV
- a CDS encoding ferritin-like domain-containing protein yields the protein MAKDFAKDKENQIWLLSFYRVSEITGALFFGRLAKSMKPGSIQMDLTRHFADEAEHARLWTDCLAKLGAVPLKLEETYQERYLAAAGMPANLMEVLALTQIFERRVINQYSRHARLPGLDAPVRETLALIMEDEKWHLQWIREALRGMEDEYGADAIASTLRRYSAADQEAYADVLSKHGDKLDVLLGGNDADIESGEDGKIGED
- a CDS encoding radical SAM protein gives rise to the protein MEATPKIKKMGKLRYQWRLYGKMRWANNQYSPSRDMAKLPFPMGIQLQTVNACQAACKMCPYPVFKDVFPSGRMEVGLFDKITDEIAEHPEVDTFVPMLQNEPFLDPHIFDKIRNFKEKTKGKVTVELVTNGAFLDDRNIAKIKQSGLDVLDVSLDAISPEVYKKVRVGLDYERVMAGVDRVLNADLPGTRVFVRLIRLKDNMPEVDAFRRKWAARGVPVFVYTANNRTGAMEEFDRDMRVSESELSWAHKAGRYAFRKWMGHCPIPFSTANILHNGDVLMCVHDWARKEIIGNVKTHTLAELWNGERMREIRRVVSLRQYDKSPACRDCSLWKDGWF
- a CDS encoding DUF3419 family protein, which translates into the protein MNPERIAHGTPRDDRLFFAQVREDPLLELEVLRPHSGGRYAVVSSGGCTALSLLARGAGHVAAIDLNRSQNHLVELKSAALRRLSPGDARAFLGAVPASAAERARAYAVLGDALSPGARAYWDARRKAVADGVLAAGVTEKFLRAIVGVVRLLIHPQSRMRRLLAYGDLESQIRFFEREWDTPRWRLLFSLLLNRAVFNRAYHPGFFANVENPSFSRHFRGLFERTLRHRPARANYFLHFLVLGRYDPSVPGALPPYLEDGGAAAAGSAERLLLVDATFTEYLRAQAASSLDGFSLSNIGEWHDAAMLEDLFAEILRTAKPGAILCFRNFVGWTDLPARLAAHFPLDPAGDELIKKDRSLMQSRFAFCRIRKEA